The DNA segment aaagaccTCGCATAATAATAGTCTACATATTACTTCATCCATGGAATTGGATGCTCaaaattttcacaatttcaatcctCTCAAGCAAAAAGAGATTGGAGACACGAGGTAAAAGCAGTGTTTTAAAAGACGTTTTCGAGGTGAGTCCTGGGACGAGGCACACCAAAAATGCTCCGAGACGATGATATAGGGCGAAAATCTCAAAAGGCGTACGCCCAGCGAttcgggcgtatgcccgggcgTTTGAGGCGTGTTTATgtagtgaggcgtaagccccagagagtttttcaaattaaaacaaaatttgttgaataagtccttcatataatacccaaattctcaaaagttagcttgtaattactcaaaagttttaaaaaggaactaaaatgtattaaatttaaaagtcaagaccctTTTGATTGATTGAAACCCTAATTTATGGTCTTTCCCAATTCGTTATCTTGTCCGTTAGTATgttaatatctcccaaaagcaacaaatGTTCAATtttagttcaaagttcaaattgcagggtagtcatcctttttgttcctctatgtagaaaactttattcttttcgactcaaaTTACTTGTGTTTGTAAGTAGCGCATGGTAGATTGATTTGACTAGTTTTTTATGAGGATTGAGCAcatctctatatatatatttcacatatttatcgttttcttcaatttttatgcaattttacatatttataaatatttactgtaattatattatttaataaatattaaaaattaaatactcaTGAGACTTACGCTCGTGAATCGCGACTCACGACTTACGACTCGCTGACGCATAAGTAAATTGTCTCGCCTTAGGCACACGACTTTTAAAACATTGGGTAAAAGAACCAGCTTCAAACACAAGAAAGTTAAAACATAGTTGTCAGGATAAATATATAGTAGTTGCAATCCTTTTACTAGCTGTCATTATACATGCTGGTACAGAGTGTCTGATATTTGAATGACTGCACGACATTTGTCAACATTACACTATCAATTTAATGTCTAAAACATATCAACTTTGATAACTTATCCTTAAACAATTGAaagcacatttaaagaaatttagAATGGGTACCAAGTTTGAGAAAAACGACAAATATACCAAAGCTACCACGAGTTATTCCGATTTTAAACATGACATAATATTTTTGTGACTATAAAAGTATATAATTATTGATAAAGAtgaaactttaaactttaaagttaCCCAATTTCCAAACAtgaaaagtttttcttttagaacaaactaaaaagaaaatagtgtcttataaaataaaataaattaggaAGCCCTAGATATCTCCAAAACTTAAGAAAAAAGactaagtaggcgtttggacataaaattataatttctggaaaaaaatagtatttgatGTTATgttgaaaaatgatatttgaaatttgaatttatgTTTGGCATGCATTTCACAAAAAATGTTACAGTTTTGTGATTGAGAAAAAAGTTTTTCTGAAAATtctcattttcaaaaaattttcaaaaccttacaaaatttcatggacaaacacatttttgaaaaaaaaatttaaaaaaaaaaaagaaaaaaatttatggACAAACAGGGTCTTAGACTCTTAACACCGGAGGTTGCTAGAGCATTCTTTtcacaacaaaaagaaaattttcttcttATGGGGtacatattttttgaaaatagggAAATATGAAAATCTTGCCTAATTTAGGAAAAATTTAAACGATAACGGACAAATTTGAAAATAACATGTAACGAGATAGAAATTAAGTGAAGTGGTACGTTATCAGCAATTTTCTACATTTGTTTCTGTTGAACAAGGCCAAAAAATAGAGATATTCATTGTAAAAGGAAGGATATATAGGGTTGTAAATATATTGAATATTAACGTAATTTTCTGAAGTTTGCGaataattttatttgaaagaaattgaGAAAGCAATATATAAAAGTATTTTTCTAAAAGAAGCTTCGAAAAATTTAAATTATACTCCTATAATGAGTAAACGAGTAAATTTGTCGTAATCAACCAAACTACATAAATAGCATAACCTATGCTTTGATATATCAAGCAACATTTTTCAGTTTCACAAATCTTGAACTTTCAATAAATGTCTCcaaacttttatatatataaagctTTGAACAAGAAATTAAAGTGCATCATCTTGAGCTAGATTTTATGCACCACGGTTCCATGATTTTCAACAGATACATATATTACTACCAAACGGATTGAATCCCGCTGACTTTAATCAGAAGTCTCGAGTTTGAGCCTTAAAATATGGAGCGAAAACAAAAGGAAATTACTACTCTTACTATATTAAATTACCTGCTGGTTTGAGAGTATTCTTTAATTTCTTGCTTGGGAAAGGGTTTAGATCCTTTAACAACCCAATCTAAGTACAGTCTTAGTATCAAGCCTCCATGCAAATCCTCCAAACTCCATCTTCCACACATCACAGGGTATTGTTTGTGAGTTCTTATTCTTCAATGTATACACTACCCTCACagtgcatgcaaaatttggcaaCTCTTCACTTTTTTCCTCCTTCCTCACAACCAACCTCACCACCATCTTCGCCGGTGCTCCTCCGCCTTCTAGAGGATTCACCATTCTCCGGTATGCCGGATTCACCCACTGAACCCTATTTAGGGCATCAGATATCAACCCTGGACAGGTGTCTTTCTCTAGATTCTTCATCTTCTCTGTATCTGTACTTCCTAAAGCTTCTCGATCTACAAACATTTTTGTCATACCTTCCACCATCACCCAAGATTCTACCATTTTTGGTGTCTCCATAGCCACCTGTTGAGACATAATTATtcagttaaataaataaaagtgtattCCCTTTGacaacttaaacttttaaatgaGATAAGCatccaaaaaataagaaaatattttcgaagTGTTTGCCCCAAGAAAAATCACGGTCTCGCCACTTTCTCAAGATAGAGGTAAGGTCTTGTACACACTaatctccccagaccccacccaGGATTACACTCTGCctcttgttgttattgttttaaTTTTCCCCAGGCCACATGTAATTAAGGAGGGGCGGATGTAATTAAGGACTTAATAGTTCATCCAAACTCAATAGCTTTGGCTTGGATCGTGTAGACGTGTTAAATATCCACATCTAAATAATTGAGTTCGAACCAGAAAATCAAATGGTTTATGGTAGAATTCCTAATTCAAACTTATAATGATCGATTCCTCTATCCACCGAGGAGGTGTATCGAAACATTATATATATAGTTAAGCAAATGGGATGGTCACACAAGTCTAACACTACCTTCAGATCTAGCTCAGAGAAAGTGATTTCCTTTTGAAAAGATCCATTATCTGGAAGGTTAGTAGTGCTGCTGCTACTTTCCGGTAGTAGCTGAAGAGTTACTACACTTCCATTATCATTAAACTTCTTCAAAGATCCAtctaattttctttcttctttctctgtACTATTGTTAGTACACTTCCTACTTTTCTTAACTCTAACGTACTTTCTCTTCCCTCTCCGTTTGCTGACCGGTTCAGCCTTTTCACTCTTCGGTTTAGAACCAGGACCTGAACCGTCGGCAACAGGTTTCGGCGCAATCGGCCGGAATCTTAACATTATCCGGTTCATTATCGTCGTATCATAAGGTCCAACGTGGCATCCATCGGAGGGCCCACCATCCCCAACATCCATACCTGTTGAAGAGCTCTGTCTCATAGCTATTTTTAGATTGATAGAGTGAGATATGACAATATTTTGAGCCAATTATCATAGTTGCACAACTCATGTTTGTTTTAGGGCAAAGTTGAAACAGTAGTGACGAAGATGAGGTGGGGCCTAAGACTAAAGCAGCGTATCGAACAAAGGATGCAGTTATTGGTGTGTACGTAAAAACCAATCAGAAGCTGGACACATATAAAGCACTTAGGAAAAAAAGGGAGACACGTATGTACATTGATATAAACAAATTAGAAGCTAGATCCGTAGCTAAGATTTGATGTTAATGGATTTCGAATTTTAATCTTTTTGTTATCGGTTCTAACTTGATAATGTAtacatattaaatattttttaagataaatataaaatttaaattaaagtTAATGGTTTGTCTGAACTTTTAATAGAAACTCTAGTCCTCGCTCTTATTTGATCACCTTGGTGTTTTAATGGTCATGCATTTTATGACAGCTCGGTACACTAAGTTTTCACTATGGACGGAATTCGAAGAAGGGCCGGATCATAAGAGTCTATTGTATGCAGTCTTACCCTACATTTATGTAATAGACTTTTTCTACGGTTCGAACCCGTGACCCGAcatcaactttaccagttacaccaAAACTATTTTAGAGTGATGCATTTTATGAAGTTGTAAAATAATCTTAGTTCCTTGTTGAGAAATGAGAATATGTAAAAGGTGGCTGAAAACCAATAGAGTTATATGTATGGACAAAGTTACAGCTTTTAATAGAGTTATAGCTGGATATATACCGAACACCAAGCTAAAATAGAAGTCCTAATAAGGGTCATGCAGGGACGGAGCTAGAAGCGCAAATACGTTCGAATTTAGTAGCAGTGTATTTGTGTTAAAAGAATTATTCTAACATATGCATATATCAAAATCTAGAACTCATTCAGTAGCACGTGAaatcatcattcaaaatctaGAACCTGAAATTATGGTTGTGGCTCTGGTGTCATGTGAACTTTCACAAAACTAGCTAAAGATTGTATATCATTCCGGTCAAAGCATTAAAAATAATGGCTGTATGCATTTTAATCTGGTTTGCTTTGTGGGTAGCTTAGTGCACATTCATCCTAAGATATAGTTCAGCAAATATTGCATGTTACAAGATCCTTTTTTTGAATGACAAGAGGATCGGAAAGGTAGATCAAAGCGATCTGTTTGATATGCGTAGGAAGAATTTATAAATAAATCCAGACATATTATTATATATGTTTATACAAGTGAACAAAAGAATGGTTCTGTCCAGTGCAGAAAGTATCCTGGTTTATATAGTCATGCAAAAATGAGTGGTTGATTCAACCGGTTTCGAGGACCGCGAGAATGAATGTTGGAAGTGAAGTCTTAGCTAGCGAGTGAAGAGAACGCTCTCCCATGTGGATGTGGTGTTGGGATACTGTGAAATGGTTGTGATTAAAGGGTGTGTGTGGTGTTGGGCCTCGTGGATGGTCGGATGACGTCTGGGGCCCAAGAAAATATTGGTTTCTGATTGGAGCACGAGAAAGAAGATCTCCCAGGTGTATTGCAATTAGGGCCGTGCATTATTTGCgtcaatccgaaaatccgaatcGATTCGTATTATTCGGATTTTAGCTCTTAGGATCGAATTTTGGATTACGGTTTGACTCAATTTACCTCCAAATTAATTCGAAATTCGAAATTTATATTTTACATATAAAAATGAGAGTGTCGTTTTAAAAAttatatgatttctttgttatttctctcattatttttatcttttcttttctttcaatattAAAAGTAAAAGATATGAAAATGAATGAATTTTGCTACTGAACATGGTAGGAGATAgcatattaaaattatttattttagtatCTTAATAAGGCGTACAATTCGAACCGAAATTCGAAATATTTATTCGATCCaaacatcaaaatccgacccaaTCTAAGTTTAATTTGGTTCGAATTCggattgcaatttataaaattaGAAATCCGAAATTATGATCTGAAATGTGCTAAGTCTGATCGAATCTGGTCTATGAACAtgccttcttcttttttttgtctttttttctttcaacttaaatccctcaagaaacctgtcgaatggGATCCATagtcgggaaaagtccaaaattttatgatttttttttcaattttcgttttttaaatttttttaacaaaaactactacactaagaacgagtactacaactaagctaagatagcacagaaaaatacccagacaatctcctcaccccacacttaaaattgtgcaatgtcctcaatgcacactataaataacaagaaggtaaaagagactccctagTAGGCCAAAGGTCAAAAAATTAGCAGCTcatgggatactcagacttctcccatgtATGATTCTTTGTGCgagtacctcacacttagtttcaaccacctgctcgcttttgcactctccTATTGCCTTTGACTCCATGCTCCTACTCctacaaaacacaaaaataacactacaaaagaaaaacacaataaaaaactaagcaaaaaaaaaaagaaaaaaatagaattgggttgcctcccaataaacgcttgatttaacgtcgcggcacgatgccatcactttcactatttttcctttcactttgaggatatgaattgcgcccccaattttgcatcaatttttctaTCACGTTCCTGGGGCAGTGGTgtaaaaataaaggaaccaagcaATAGATATCGCATATTGCACTTCTTGGACCTTTAGTGAGGAATGTCATTTGGTCTTTTTGGTGTGGAAACTTTTAGAATATAAgggtcttgttcttcatctatacATCTCTCCAAAAGCTCGATCTCCATGCCTCCATCCAAACATAATGTAGAAAAATGATTATaatgaggaccaacacgccccCAACTCCAAAACTGtattatttttgacatcctcAATAATATATACTTCCTCAACCTCAACATCATCTACAAGAACATGGTCTAATAattggtattctcgttttagctcctcaatttggcctaaaagatctttttcaacttcacacaactcatcactaaattgttgggcgttacacgcatcaacctttgcactcaatTGAGCCTCCAAGTCGCGAATACAACTGCCAAATTGGTCGATCTCTTGTCCCAGTTCAGCTCTTCCTTCTATAAAGTGTTGCATCTCATTCGTAATTTTCTCACGGAAACCAACATATTCCTCTATTAATTTTATGTGCATATCAAGAATGCGAacatcatgctccacatcatcaAATTCGTTACTCATGTCAAACTTACAAGAATTATTAGAATCAACATAAAAAGGGATTGGAGTAGGATAACAACACTTAGAACAATTATTCCAATTACCATCACAAATAGTACAGGATTGAGAAAGTGCACACAACTCGGTCCTGGgaatatttttacaatattaccACAAGTGGGGTCCTttacaatatggacaaggattaCAAAAACAAGAATACTTACTATCCCACCACTTTTCGTTCAAAGATgtcatttaaaaatatatataatactaACTAcactaaactaaaataaaaataattaaatagataaaaagtaaaaatctaatctaataaaatagttaatttctaagtccccagCAACGGCGCTAAAAAatttgttgctcccaaacgcacacgcaagtatacgtggtcgacaagtaatatatgatttataagtccagatatcgtacccacacgGACTTGtaattaactatcaactaaattaaactcaaacaattaatctattcaagcgaatcctaacgtatgaatatttaactaaaattaatctagagtaacaaattaagagattaaagaaaccAACGACAAGCTGAAagacgaattcaatgtgagtgaatattctagagctatgggttagctaacaatcccgttgagttttccacttaaattgtcaaattaatttatctggtttattagttgacagggttaatattgctcgtagccttctcccgaagtacaactcgtCTATTAAAGCTAATCTAACGCTTATATTCCTAtagaattagaattaacaagaacgcatttataattcgtATATAGTAatcaagcaaggcgattaggtatattcctatcctaaccgcaaatccgcttcccctcagagttaagatcttgctctactcaatcttatatgcaatctagaattcaatctcccgagttcaatcctagattcgtagatagtatttaattggtgatcaaacaattaaataattaagcgcaagattgaataaataaatcaatatgataaactaataagaacaattcaagtttcaaactacaacgttcatgcaACACCCAAAACTCtaaaactaataaactatgagattaaaagataagaagagaagaaaaactagttagaagcctcctccaagcctGATGTTCTTGCCTCCGGTCGCAAAAACtctctaaaataatatttaataactatttatatgtgtagggaaaAGACCCAAATAAAATATCAAGTGTAAAACCAAATATAAGACAAAATGGGCTTTAAAAACCCGGAACAGCCTCGCTACGGCCTCGTCTCGCGAGGCAAAACACACGGTACACCTCGCGTTACACTGTTCGAAGCGACCTCCATAGCGAGCAGCAAAGCTTGCGTCGCTCacttttttaatttaattctcaTTTTCTGATTTCTCATGGAGTTAGTGCTAGCTGCCTAACTCCtccatttcttttcctttctttttcaaattgtttctcttcattgttttgctttcCAGTTAAACTTTTAATCTTTATATATCCAATAATCAAATAATCATAGTTTCATTCTTGTAGTGTATAAAATACCAATAAAATCTCTATTTTGCTTTCGATTTCGCCTTcaacgtacctacacataaaacagactcaattaagcacaaatatagtatagtttaacATTAAAGCCCCAAAATGCAAGACAAacaatgcactaaaaatatgtaattataacCAAATATCAAATATCGAGGCGAAATACAGAAATATAGAGATTTACCGGAAAATTCCTCCCCCGAAATACAAAAATACAAGTGAATATGctataaattttaaatataattatgaATAGTAAATACATCGTATAAGTTACCTACACTATGTAATTTTACCTTAATATTTCTTCGTCATTTATcatagttcaagttttgacatGAAATCCTCTTTAATAGAGAACGGTAAAACCCTTTAAAAAAGCTTTTTTCAGTTACTAGTTCTTGTTTGTACAGAAAATGAAGCTTttgttctaagtttttcagtTACAATTTCTTGTTTTTATTTATCTAATCATTTCTTTTTCGTTTTCACAACCGCCTGGTGAAAGTTGGCCAGTTGGAGGAAAGTGCAAAATTCAGGAATTTTAGTACTAGTACTCGATATTATATGGTTTCTGCTAGCTTTACCACCAACAATGGAAGAGGACAAAGAAATTATTTTTATCTTGAATTAATCTAATTGGTAGAATGTCTTAGTAATGATCAATGCTGAAAACAGTACGGAAGGGAAAGGACTTAAGGTCGAGCAGAATTCAAGCGAGGAATAAAACTAGCAAAGAAATTTACCCCACATGAGTCATGATTATGTGATAtacataatttatttttagaagtcAAATTAACTAAATTTTGAACGAACGGGCACTAACTTTATTTAAAGTTTAAGAAAATGAAGAATTCCGGTAATTACTGACTTTCTACCAAAACTAAAAAGTGGAGGCTTTCAGTATGTAATAAGCGAGCATGCATTTGACAGATAACTACTAACGAGTCTAATATTCTATTGTAAATGGGAATGAGATTAAAAAAGGCAGCCCGGATATTCCGTGTTCGAGTTCGAGGATTGTTGTGTGACTTAGACAGTAACTACTTCTCCGGCTCGAAAAATAAATTACTATAAAAAAATTAGTAGGTTGTATTGGTAAAGGTCTCCATCACACAGTTGTATAAACAATTTTAGTCATGGGTACACACACTTTTTTAAAAATTCAGTATATGTTGTCCTAAAATACTAAGAAGGGAACGATTTCAAGATTTTCTTTTACGATGATTGTTATATTGGTATTGTTATTTTATATATAAtgtttgtgttaattattatttaaatctATTATATTGTATCATTAAATTCTTCGTTATGTAACGACGAAATGTGTCATCGTCATTATGAAATGATGAATTTGATATGATGATAccgttattttatttttttctctcatcttgtccttctttattagtattaaataattatattttatttaaattttagaacttttaagttattaaattttaaattaataatctttatatatcaaataaatattttaagaTAAATATAAGTTTGTACCAAAGTTACTGAATTCGGACCAACTAGCGCTTCTCCCTAGTTTCGCCCCTGCCCAACTGTATATATAACCACCACTAATTTAGTTGAAATAGCTCCCTAGCTGAGCTGCCGCAACTACTTCCTCACATGGATACTATAAATTCATCCTCCTCCGACCCAAACAGCGGATTCTGTTCAAAAACCAAAACTTTCCACAGTCTCTGCCCACCTCTCTTACTTCCTCCAGAAGCTTCTCCTCTTTCCGCTGCTTCTTACGCACTCTCTCTCCAACAATGCTCCGACTCCACCGCCGCCGCCTTCATCGACTCCGCCCCCGGCCGCCGCATCTCCTTCTCCGAGTTCCGTACACGTGTCATTTCGCTAGCCTCCTCCCTTCAGAACACGTTCCGCTTCCCCAAAACCGACGTCGCAATTATCCTTTCTCCGAATTCAACTCACGTTCCGGTTCTCTACTTTGCACTCCTCTCCCTCGGCGTTATAGTCTCTCCCGCTAATCCTATGAGTACGGAATCCGAGCTTTTTAAACAAACTAAGTTAACGAATCCTGTAATCGCCTT comes from the Nicotiana tabacum cultivar K326 chromosome 14, ASM71507v2, whole genome shotgun sequence genome and includes:
- the LOC107761277 gene encoding uncharacterized protein LOC107761277; protein product: MRQSSSTGMDVGDGGPSDGCHVGPYDTTIMNRIMLRFRPIAPKPVADGSGPGSKPKSEKAEPVSKRRGKRKYVRVKKSRKCTNNSTEKEERKLDGSLKKFNDNGSVVTLQLLPESSSSTTNLPDNGSFQKEITFSELDLKVAMETPKMVESWVMVEGMTKMFVDREALGSTDTEKMKNLEKDTCPGLISDALNRVQWVNPAYRRMVNPLEGGGAPAKMVVRLVVRKEEKSEELPNFACTVRVVYTLKNKNSQTIPCDVWKMEFGGFAWRLDTKTVLRLGC